A genomic stretch from Candidatus Culexarchaeum yellowstonense includes:
- a CDS encoding ribbon-helix-helix domain-containing protein, protein MFNSMVNVKISISIPENLLRRVDELCRSMNMARSEFIAKVLEEKLSESFETGIYRYPTVLWKLRSPRIHGRWIGGWVVEEVEG, encoded by the coding sequence TTGTTTAATAGTATGGTGAATGTTAAGATAAGTATAAGCATCCCTGAAAATCTTCTAAGGAGAGTTGATGAACTCTGTAGATCGATGAATATGGCTAGGAGTGAATTCATTGCTAAGGTGTTGGAGGAGAAGCTTAGTGAGAGTTTTGAAACTGGAATTTATAGATATCCGACAGTCTTATGGAAGTTGAGGTCCCCTAGAATTCATGGTAGATGGATTGGGGGATGGGTTGTTGAGGAAGTTGAGGGTTAG